A portion of the Melanotaenia boesemani isolate fMelBoe1 chromosome 2, fMelBoe1.pri, whole genome shotgun sequence genome contains these proteins:
- the LOC121657036 gene encoding uncharacterized protein LOC121657036: protein MGGHLPQILLYMFVLQLPVVNVQRIDAISLKLQQLDEQFNQFQALTQARMDMLALNPKRKSSLDVLERRVQALSDHYHHMSQDLEHLRLSTEQEIKGLRSWIRKTDKKSKRMEGRLVLLEKNRRENCCHTQELKPDPGQDLLNLTLELQSQEEKLVALQVQRDELIIGLQGLQESLKQQALTVTRLELQISKALQSNRRRKVKGWGRMGEAASSNFTSLDFYRNHKRNQMQREGRRWRILDGGAQPRLEGISQTHTDSHSLVEQFQYHGINKPKVSKAQKPRAHLKNKVQHPNTGPLPPQSQRNPQTQTWPYPTGQTRLQPYVTVTYNHTQIQQPTQVSSYFWKQPNLQNHKHPSWTRSKQVLPHLEPNKDTQSRTMERAPHNQDSSVLHQPMAESYHLRASGWDEGEVKDNDTKAESSWIQNILQLPARHKIPAQPVPKKDAVICNVDSMLLFPSASAENYASFSLSLPDLPELSLCLWLHVEDPHLGTLLSYATENNDNQLVLYGLSSSASSSLFQPSYHSSPPSASSVSLDFVIGDPVYRRLPVSSLMDTHWHHLCVLWSSIQGRFWYYHNRHLISSGSNFRKGWEIPGGGSVVLGQEQDSVGGGFDPAESFVGQMTGFNLWNRVLSFSEVEGLAEGRVVPRGVVLGMKDIKEVHGEVQHVPCDCLEHCF from the exons TTCAATCAGTTCCAGGCTTTGACCCAGGCCCGAATGGACATGTTGGCTCTGAACCCAAAAAGGAAGTCATCCTTGGATGTGTTGGAGCGTCGTGTTCAGGCCCTGAGTGACCATTACCACCACATGTCACAGGATCTGGAGCACCTGAGACTCAGCACAGAGCAGGAAATCAAAGGACTAAG AAGTTGGATTCGGAAGACTGACAAAAAGTCCAAGCGAATGGAGGGTCGATTGGTTTTGTTGGAGAAAAACCGAAGGGAGAACTGCTGTCACACCCAGGAACTGAAGCCTGATCCTGGTCAGGACCTTTTGAACTTGACCCTGGAGCTTCAAAGCCAAGAGGAAAAGTTGGTTGCCCTTCAAGTCCAACGTGATGAGCTGATCATTGGATTACAAGGTTTGCAGGAATCGCTGAAACAACAGGCACTGACTGTGACCCGACTGGAGCTTCAGATTAGCAAAGCTCTGCAGTCAAATAGAAGGAGGAAAGTCAAagggtgggggaggatgggagAGGCCGCCAGCTCCAACTTTACATCGCTGGATTTCTATAGAAATCATAAGAGAAACCAGATGcaaagagaaggaaggagatgGAGGATTCTGGATGGAGGAGCCCAACCCAGACTAGAAGGAATCAGCCAAACTCATACTGATAGTCATTCACTGGTCGAACAGTTTCAAtatcatggaataaataagcctAAAGTCTCAAAAGCCCAGAAGCCAAGAGCTCATCTAAAGAACAAAGTCCAACATCCAAACACTGGACCTCTTCCCCCTCAGTCACAAAGGAATCCACAAACTCAAACATGGCCCTATCCAACAGGACAGACGCGCCTCCAGCCTTATGTAACTGTAACTTATAATCATACCCAGATCCAGCAACCAACCCAGGTTAGTTCATATTTTTGGAAACAACCCAACTTACAGAACCATAAACACCCCTCTTGGACCCGGTCCAAGCAGGTTCTGCCTCATCTGGAACCAAACAAAGATACACAGAGCAGGACCATGGAGAGAGCCCCTCATAACCAGGATTCATCTGTTCTCCATCAGCCCATGGCTGAATCTTACCACCTCAGGGCCAGTGGGTGGGATGAAGGAGAAGTGAAAGACAATGACACAAAAGCAGAGTCTTCGTGGATCCAGAATATCCTTCAACTTCCTGCGAGGCACAAGATCCCAGCACAGCCAGTTCCCAAAAAGGATGCAGTCA TCTGTAACGTGGACTCCATGCTGTTGTTCCCGTCAGCCTCAGCAGAGAACTATGCCAGCTTCTCCCTGAGTCTCCCAGACCTTCCTGAACTTTCTCTTTGCTTATGGCTCCATGTTGAGGACCCACATCTTGGCACTCTGCTCTCCTACGCTACAGAGAACAATGACAACCAATTAGTTCTGTATGGACTAAGCTCCTCTGCTTCTTCCTCATTGTTCCAACCTTCCTACCATTCTTCTCCACCCTCAGCTTCCTCAGTCTCCCTGGACTTTGTCATCGGAGACCCTGTGTATCGTCGTCTCCCTGTGTCATCACTTATGGACACTCACTGGCACCACCTCTGTGTTCTTTGGTCCTCTATCCAAGGCCGTTTCTGGTACTACCACAACCGCCATCTCATCTCCTCTGGCTCTAACTTTAGGAAGGGGTGGGAGATTCCTGGAGGTGGATCCGTGGTGCTGGGACAGGAGCAGGACTCTGTTGGTGGTGGGTTTGATCCTGCAGAGAGTTTTGTGGGGCAAATGACAGGGTTTAACTTATGGAACCGGGTGCTCAGCTTTTCAGAGGTAGAAGGCCTGGCAGAAGGGAGAGTAGTGCCCAGAGGAGTGGTGCTGGGCATGAAGGATATAAAGGAAGTCCATGGGGAGGTGCAGCATGTGCCCTGTGACTGTTTAGAGCACTGCTTCTGA